From one Aeropyrum camini SY1 = JCM 12091 genomic stretch:
- the glyS gene encoding glycine--tRNA ligase — MAEDLFEKLVEIGKRRGFFWPSYEIYGGVAGFYDWGPLGHLLKRRIIEKWRRYFVLMHQEHVVEIETPVIGPEKVYIASGHVKHFTDPIVRCTSCGRTYRADHLVEEALGISAEGLSVDELDRLIREKGLRCPVCQGQLGRVETFNLLFKTQIGPYEGSVGYLRPELAQGIFVAFKRVYEAMRNKIPLGIAQVGRVGRNEISPRQALVRLREFTIMEMEYFIDPEDQWGSCPFFQRMAGARLPILTYEAKRRGEERPEIYRLEEAVREGVVISPCLGYWMAVGMRFVEDLGVPEDSIMFEEKGPEERAHYSSQTFDQLVKVSRWGWVEVAGHSYRGDYDLSRHMRYSGHDLTAFKPYPKPLVVKKRKVVADKAAIGRALKSRAKAVLEELGRMSDEELERLATSDKPVVAGVELPPGSLKIVEVEEKVSGRRFVPHVVEPSFGTDRNVYIALEYAYREVEGRVVLSFPRDIAPVQAVVLPLVENDERLSERAREIYEKLVEAGFTVYYDDSGSIGRRYARADEIGVPAAVTVDYQTLEDGTVTLRDRDTWRQVRIDSEEVVDKLRRFIYEGARLEDLGTPVSP; from the coding sequence GTGGCCGAGGACCTTTTCGAGAAGCTTGTTGAGATAGGCAAGAGGAGGGGGTTCTTCTGGCCCTCCTACGAGATCTACGGGGGTGTTGCGGGCTTCTACGACTGGGGGCCCCTGGGCCACCTTCTCAAGAGGAGGATTATAGAGAAGTGGAGGAGATACTTCGTCCTCATGCACCAGGAGCATGTGGTCGAGATAGAGACACCGGTGATAGGGCCAGAGAAGGTGTACATAGCCAGCGGCCATGTAAAGCACTTTACAGACCCTATAGTGAGGTGCACCAGCTGCGGCAGGACGTACAGGGCGGACCACCTCGTTGAGGAGGCCCTTGGCATAAGCGCGGAGGGGCTTAGTGTGGACGAGCTAGACAGGCTCATAAGGGAGAAGGGGCTAAGGTGCCCCGTGTGCCAGGGCCAGTTGGGGAGGGTTGAGACTTTCAACCTACTATTCAAAACACAGATAGGCCCATACGAGGGGAGCGTAGGATACCTCAGGCCCGAGCTAGCGCAGGGCATCTTCGTCGCGTTCAAGAGAGTCTACGAGGCTATGAGGAACAAGATACCCCTGGGTATAGCCCAGGTCGGCCGGGTAGGGAGGAACGAGATAAGCCCGAGGCAGGCTCTAGTTAGGCTCAGGGAGTTCACTATAATGGAGATGGAGTACTTTATAGACCCTGAGGACCAGTGGGGGAGCTGCCCCTTCTTCCAGAGGATGGCTGGCGCGAGGCTGCCCATACTGACTTACGAGGCCAAGAGGAGGGGGGAAGAGAGGCCGGAGATTTATAGGCTTGAGGAGGCTGTGAGGGAGGGCGTCGTCATCAGCCCGTGCCTCGGCTATTGGATGGCCGTCGGCATGAGGTTCGTCGAGGACCTCGGGGTTCCCGAGGATAGCATAATGTTCGAGGAGAAGGGGCCCGAGGAGAGGGCCCACTACTCCAGCCAGACCTTCGACCAGCTTGTCAAGGTGTCTAGATGGGGTTGGGTTGAGGTGGCTGGCCACAGCTACAGGGGAGACTATGACCTCTCGAGGCATATGAGGTACAGTGGCCACGACCTTACGGCGTTCAAACCCTATCCCAAACCCCTGGTTGTTAAGAAGAGGAAGGTTGTAGCGGACAAGGCGGCCATAGGCAGGGCCCTCAAGTCGCGGGCCAAAGCCGTTCTCGAGGAGCTGGGGAGGATGAGCGATGAGGAGCTAGAGAGGCTCGCAACCAGCGATAAGCCCGTTGTGGCCGGTGTAGAGCTTCCTCCAGGCTCCCTCAAGATAGTGGAGGTTGAGGAGAAGGTTTCGGGGAGGAGGTTCGTGCCCCACGTCGTCGAGCCCTCATTCGGCACGGATAGGAACGTGTATATAGCGCTTGAATACGCTTACAGGGAGGTTGAGGGGCGTGTCGTACTCTCTTTCCCCCGCGACATAGCGCCCGTACAGGCCGTCGTCCTGCCTCTTGTGGAGAACGATGAGAGGCTCTCGGAGAGGGCACGCGAGATATATGAAAAACTCGTGGAGGCAGGGTTTACGGTGTATTATGACGACTCCGGTAGTATAGGGAGGAGGTATGCAAGGGCCGACGAGATAGGCGTTCCCGCCGCCGTAACCGTGGACTACCAGACCCTGGAGGACGGGACCGTGACACTCAGGGATAGGGATACGTGGAGGCAGGTCAGGATAGACTCCGAAGAGGTAGTCGACAAGCTCAGGAGGTTCATCTACGAGGGCGCCAGGCTTGAGGACCTGGGGACGCCTGTCAGCCCGTAG
- the endA gene encoding tRNA-intron lyase: protein MDVLEDKCASLKATGVLIGDSVLVIDVEQARLLYSCGYYGQPLDVEKPRGASFNGPLRLSLVESLYLVENGILTVQRPDGSSLGVEDLRSAVRGNPRFSMLYNIYRDLRERGFVVRSGLKFGGDFAVYRLGPGIDHAPFIIHAYSPEDAMDPVEIVRAGRLSHSVRKKFVFAIARGRDVNYLMIDWFKP, encoded by the coding sequence GTGGACGTTTTGGAGGATAAGTGTGCCTCACTAAAAGCCACAGGAGTACTTATCGGAGACTCCGTCCTAGTCATCGATGTTGAGCAGGCGAGGCTTCTCTACAGCTGCGGCTACTACGGTCAGCCCCTCGACGTTGAGAAGCCCCGGGGCGCCTCTTTCAACGGTCCCCTGAGGCTGAGCCTTGTAGAGTCGCTATACCTCGTTGAAAACGGTATACTCACTGTTCAGAGGCCAGACGGGTCTAGCCTTGGCGTTGAGGACCTGAGGAGCGCGGTTAGGGGGAACCCGAGGTTCTCTATGCTCTACAATATATACAGGGACCTGAGGGAGAGGGGGTTTGTTGTTCGGAGCGGCCTCAAGTTCGGCGGCGACTTCGCGGTATACAGGCTGGGCCCCGGCATCGACCACGCCCCCTTCATAATCCACGCTTACAGCCCTGAGGACGCTATGGACCCTGTCGAGATTGTTAGGGCGGGTAGGCTCAGCCATAGTGTTAGGAAGAAGTTCGTCTTCGCGATAGCGAGGGGGAGGGACGTCAACTATCTCATGATAGACTGGTTCAAACCCTAG
- a CDS encoding UbiX family flavin prenyltransferase, translating to MSCRPSSVSIAITGSSGIRVALRLLEALKGEVEIRGIILTRGAEEVARYEEGVGREDLRRLLRSYAPLYMENDMASPLASSSNQPDAMAIVPASMKTVGLIARGIPSSLPARAALAVLRLGRRLVVAPRETPLGTAELENLLAIARMGGIIVPLTLSFYIRPSSVEDLVDFAAGKVLDALGVKVDIYRRWRGPEEGD from the coding sequence TTGTCCTGCAGACCTAGCTCGGTTAGTATAGCTATAACGGGCAGCAGCGGGATAAGGGTTGCCCTTAGGCTGCTGGAGGCGCTGAAGGGGGAGGTGGAGATAAGGGGCATCATACTGACCCGGGGCGCCGAGGAGGTTGCCAGGTATGAGGAGGGGGTGGGGCGTGAGGACCTCAGGAGGCTCTTAAGATCCTACGCCCCGCTATACATGGAGAACGACATGGCCAGCCCCCTCGCAAGCAGCAGCAACCAGCCGGATGCCATGGCTATAGTGCCCGCGAGCATGAAGACGGTCGGCCTGATAGCCAGGGGTATACCCTCGAGCCTCCCCGCCAGGGCTGCCCTCGCAGTGCTTAGGCTCGGCAGGAGGCTGGTGGTGGCGCCCAGGGAGACGCCCCTCGGCACCGCCGAACTTGAGAACTTGCTCGCTATAGCGAGGATGGGGGGGATAATCGTGCCTCTAACCCTCTCATTCTACATTAGACCCTCCAGCGTTGAGGATCTAGTTGACTTCGCGGCGGGTAAGGTCCTCGACGCCCTGGGGGTTAAAGTCGACATCTACAGGAGGTGGAGAGGCCCAGAGGAGGGTGACTAG
- a CDS encoding macro domain-containing protein — MKCWSLGGRILAVVTGDLTKVRVEAVVNPANSLMIMGGGAAGALKRAGGRVIEEEAMRKAPVPVGEAVITGGGSLPARFVIHAPTMEEPGMRIPLVNAFKASYAALRLASGAGIESVAMPAMGAGVGGLSVADVAREAAMAASILRGRWPRYVVLVARGEEAYRAMEAGVRDALGVEGGDCPADLARLV, encoded by the coding sequence TTGAAGTGCTGGAGTCTGGGGGGTAGGATTCTAGCAGTTGTTACGGGGGATCTAACGAAGGTTAGGGTTGAGGCCGTTGTCAACCCAGCCAACAGCCTGATGATAATGGGCGGTGGGGCGGCTGGGGCCCTGAAAAGGGCGGGGGGCCGGGTGATCGAGGAGGAGGCGATGCGAAAGGCTCCGGTGCCTGTGGGAGAGGCTGTTATAACGGGTGGCGGCAGCCTTCCCGCCCGGTTCGTAATACACGCACCCACCATGGAGGAGCCGGGGATGAGGATACCCCTTGTGAACGCCTTCAAAGCTTCCTACGCGGCTCTAAGGCTCGCGTCTGGGGCTGGAATCGAGAGTGTGGCTATGCCCGCTATGGGGGCTGGAGTGGGTGGGTTGAGTGTGGCCGACGTCGCCAGGGAGGCGGCCATGGCTGCCTCTATACTCAGGGGGAGGTGGCCGAGGTACGTGGTCTTGGTGGCCAGGGGGGAGGAGGCTTACAGGGCTATGGAGGCTGGGGTTAGGGATGCGCTCGGGGTGGAGGGTGGAGATTGTCCTGCAGACCTAGCTCGGTTAGTATAG
- a CDS encoding Clp1/GlmU family protein, whose amino-acid sequence MAVVTLDLGEGEGVRIFGPAGVEVEEGLVTILGAELSQGDRVDIGEYRSYLAKALKPARLRVSMSGRARVEIPGNGEEPLEEWIHIADKILQECGRECTAVVMGPVEAGKTSLTAVLANRSLARGIPTGIIDADIGQADIGPPGFVSLSLPGSWVIWLRLLEPVALRFVGSIEPGPVAGRVVTAVASLRARARREGAAFVAVDTDGWVRGWGALEYKIDLARGVNADAVVVVGDPELYSFLQKSLESSVYYVRSPSVQAVRRVEDRRRLRSENYIRFLEGGEREVSLKSVKIQGACIGGAPFEDERLKSSIESQLGSPVKLMTRYPGGVCIVVDAERQVEPHEIKGAARKIAGGEVIVVSRGSMKGVLAALVDEEGVEHPALLLDVDLDSMKARFKTRFQGEVKKVIFGRVKLGEEYYEEIRGRILV is encoded by the coding sequence GTGGCAGTAGTAACCCTGGATCTGGGGGAGGGCGAGGGCGTTAGGATTTTCGGACCGGCCGGGGTTGAGGTTGAGGAGGGGCTTGTAACCATACTGGGGGCCGAGCTCTCGCAGGGTGACCGGGTTGATATAGGAGAGTACAGGAGCTACCTGGCTAAGGCCCTGAAGCCAGCTAGGCTCCGCGTCTCCATGTCCGGTAGGGCTCGCGTTGAAATACCTGGAAACGGGGAGGAGCCTCTGGAGGAGTGGATACACATTGCAGACAAGATACTACAGGAGTGTGGGCGAGAGTGCACAGCCGTGGTCATGGGCCCTGTGGAGGCGGGTAAGACCTCCCTTACCGCCGTGCTTGCTAACAGGAGCCTAGCCAGGGGTATACCTACGGGTATTATAGACGCTGACATAGGCCAGGCGGACATAGGTCCTCCAGGGTTCGTCAGCCTCAGCCTGCCTGGAAGCTGGGTGATATGGCTTAGACTGCTAGAGCCTGTTGCCCTCAGGTTCGTCGGCTCCATCGAGCCGGGCCCCGTGGCGGGCAGGGTTGTGACCGCTGTTGCGTCGCTCAGGGCTAGGGCTAGGAGGGAGGGTGCGGCCTTTGTAGCGGTCGACACCGACGGGTGGGTTAGGGGCTGGGGCGCCCTCGAGTACAAGATAGACCTGGCCCGCGGTGTGAATGCCGACGCCGTCGTTGTCGTCGGCGATCCGGAGCTCTACAGCTTCCTTCAGAAGTCATTGGAGTCGAGCGTATACTACGTCAGAAGCCCCTCAGTCCAGGCTGTGAGGAGAGTCGAGGATAGGAGGAGGCTGAGGAGCGAGAATTACATCAGATTCCTAGAGGGGGGTGAGAGGGAGGTTAGCCTGAAGAGCGTGAAGATACAGGGAGCATGCATAGGGGGTGCTCCATTCGAGGATGAGAGGCTGAAGTCGAGCATAGAGTCCCAGCTAGGGAGCCCCGTAAAGCTGATGACTAGATACCCCGGGGGAGTGTGCATAGTGGTTGACGCGGAGAGGCAGGTAGAGCCCCACGAGATTAAGGGTGCTGCAAGGAAGATAGCGGGGGGCGAGGTCATCGTGGTCTCCAGGGGTAGCATGAAGGGGGTCCTGGCGGCTCTTGTCGACGAGGAGGGGGTTGAGCACCCGGCTCTACTGCTGGACGTTGACCTAGACAGCATGAAAGCCAGGTTCAAAACCAGGTTCCAGGGCGAGGTGAAGAAGGTTATATTCGGCAGGGTTAAGCTGGGGGAGGAGTACTACGAGGAAATTAGGGGCCGGATACTAGTCTAA
- a CDS encoding radical SAM/SPASM domain-containing protein, which translates to MSTRIKGLRGRRPSSFADTMRPVVFWNITRACNLRCLHCYISAGPQPSPGELSTGEAIHVAEQLVEHGVPLVTLTGGEPLVRRDFWEIARALSGHETPKLALSSNGTLITREVAARLRRLGFSYVGISLDSVNPMVHDRIRGSPGAFKAALRGARNALEEGLDVGFRLTITRYNLEDAPKIIRFASEVGVPRVAIYVVDLLGRATPDLMPSPEDLRRAIDAILDESTRHQDRVEVLLVRANFAGVYLADRLARTRDEFLQLLSILGSHGDCGRRSISIYPDGTVRPCQFLEDVIVGDLRRQSLREILSTDNPLLKPFVTVGSMLRGPKCGECPFRGVCGGGSRMRALRTSGDFWGDDPLCFLDPRVIAERWGYSAG; encoded by the coding sequence GTGAGCACGAGGATAAAGGGCCTCCGGGGCAGGAGGCCTAGCAGCTTCGCTGACACCATGAGACCTGTGGTCTTCTGGAACATAACCAGGGCCTGCAACCTGAGGTGCCTGCACTGCTACATATCCGCGGGGCCCCAGCCGTCGCCTGGGGAGCTCTCCACAGGGGAGGCTATCCATGTTGCCGAGCAGCTTGTGGAGCACGGGGTTCCTCTCGTCACGCTGACGGGTGGAGAGCCGCTTGTCCGCAGGGACTTCTGGGAGATAGCCAGGGCGCTTTCAGGGCATGAAACACCCAAGCTAGCGCTTAGCAGTAACGGCACCTTGATAACCCGAGAGGTCGCCGCCAGGCTTAGGAGGCTTGGGTTCAGCTATGTAGGCATTAGCCTCGACAGCGTTAACCCCATGGTCCACGACAGAATCCGGGGCTCTCCCGGCGCGTTCAAAGCTGCCCTAAGGGGGGCTAGGAACGCGTTGGAGGAGGGCCTGGACGTCGGGTTCAGGCTCACCATAACCAGGTATAACCTGGAAGACGCCCCCAAGATCATAAGGTTCGCCAGCGAGGTTGGCGTGCCCCGGGTTGCTATATACGTGGTAGACCTTCTGGGCCGCGCGACGCCGGACCTCATGCCCAGCCCCGAGGACCTCCGCAGGGCAATCGACGCCATACTTGACGAGTCTACTAGACATCAGGACAGGGTGGAGGTGCTGCTGGTTAGGGCCAACTTCGCCGGAGTCTACCTCGCCGACAGGCTCGCCAGGACTAGGGACGAGTTCCTGCAGCTCCTCAGCATACTCGGCAGCCACGGGGACTGCGGGAGGAGGTCTATAAGCATATACCCCGACGGCACCGTACGGCCCTGCCAGTTTCTCGAGGACGTTATAGTAGGGGACCTAAGGAGGCAGAGCCTGCGGGAGATACTCTCCACCGACAACCCCCTCCTGAAGCCCTTCGTAACGGTGGGCTCTATGCTAAGAGGGCCTAAATGCGGGGAATGCCCCTTCCGGGGGGTCTGCGGCGGCGGCAGCAGGATGAGGGCCCTCAGAACCTCGGGGGACTTCTGGGGGGACGACCCCCTCTGCTTCCTAGACCCCCGGGTCATAGCGGAGAGGTGGGGCTATAGTGCGGGGTAG